One part of the bacterium genome encodes these proteins:
- a CDS encoding DEAD/DEAH box helicase family protein has protein sequence MSETQTKQFQYEIQDFQEDCVNNITTIFESLRQNVSFNEVFTEHHDKNNYNFLVKDTRNIDVMMETGTGKTFTFIKTIFELNKNFGYKKFIILIPSVPIREGTKTNLEDTKDYFKSYYANEREKEIEAFTYEGGNISAIRQFIGTSHLSVLIMTPSSFSHKDNILNRPLENELNSPDLFTTSEEPIKSYLDALKRLNPIVIMDEPHRFEGDAFKKYFKGFENYYLRFGATFPKKKKSLPLSNVAYVLDSISSFRQSLVKKIVVYTQDVVESEDTLIGIEKDGSKNVAIVHTLTNGVVLPRKLGVGSVFNGKSIKRVNKETVVLADDSIVRVEYSLTDEALRAMIKETIRIHLKKEKALFEQGIKALTLFFMESDTSLFRGENPKIKTFFEEEYQIQYRELLNKLDKTSEYYKYLQNDYDNNNELQVHKGYFSGDKGNKDEKIRAGVNEILQDKKKLLSFESPTRFIFSIWALQEGWDNPNVFTICKLSNQGSEISKLQQIGRGLRICVNQDLQRNTLNHLDDNQEEFWKINNLDVVVSGKEQGFVEAIQNEILSNSFLIAEIFTEQELKKLLKEKGGFDDLTVRNLYRLLEREEMIVFKAIVDGIDVFDKSPDFAKILKGQDLPEEQKKIIESLFAFDAKTYVQRAENKKDKKKVFIKSAHLKEFQKLWNTINKNAFYVLDTLIEEQEKQLIQNIRTQIEEVNIDEILLQTIRAELNVERIGEQGAITEKLIDTVSHRSKVDYLGLVQSLSNKTKTPLSFVVKVFNALSDDFKNKMLCNNPEQAQREIAEIINRNLVAMLKANIHYDGMSGKVMPNVFKSENGKTYLDIGSTGKFQKDIEGGFSLKPKWVFEEVIEYDSDFELEIVEQDPDMDSIEIFGKLPRLKIKTPLGDYNPDFCYAIKSTDGNKVILVVEAKGYDSSTKIPTSEKGKTEFAKKYFEALNENYKNEKIKVSFKERINRTQLAALINNL, from the coding sequence ATGTCAGAAACCCAAACAAAGCAGTTTCAATATGAGATACAGGACTTTCAAGAGGATTGTGTAAACAATATTACTACAATTTTTGAAAGTCTTCGTCAAAACGTAAGTTTTAACGAGGTGTTCACGGAGCATCACGATAAGAATAACTATAATTTTCTGGTTAAAGATACAAGGAACATTGATGTTATGATGGAAACGGGAACAGGTAAAACTTTCACGTTTATCAAAACGATCTTTGAACTGAACAAAAACTTTGGATATAAGAAGTTTATTATTCTTATACCCTCTGTTCCTATTCGTGAGGGTACTAAAACCAACTTAGAGGACACCAAAGATTATTTCAAGAGCTATTATGCAAACGAAAGGGAAAAAGAAATTGAAGCTTTTACCTATGAGGGTGGAAATATTTCAGCAATAAGACAATTTATTGGCACATCGCATTTGTCGGTTTTAATAATGACACCCAGCTCATTCAGCCACAAAGACAATATCCTTAACAGACCATTAGAAAATGAACTTAACTCACCCGACCTCTTTACAACATCAGAAGAGCCAATAAAAAGCTACTTAGATGCGTTGAAAAGGCTGAATCCAATTGTAATTATGGATGAGCCACACCGATTTGAAGGAGATGCGTTCAAGAAATATTTCAAAGGGTTTGAGAATTATTATTTGCGCTTTGGGGCTACATTTCCAAAGAAGAAAAAGAGCCTGCCCTTATCCAATGTAGCCTATGTCTTAGACAGTATTTCTTCATTCAGACAAAGCTTAGTTAAAAAGATTGTAGTATATACGCAAGACGTTGTAGAGAGTGAAGATACACTTATTGGTATTGAGAAAGATGGCTCTAAAAATGTGGCTATTGTTCATACATTGACAAATGGAGTTGTTCTACCACGGAAATTAGGAGTTGGTTCTGTTTTTAATGGTAAAAGCATCAAGAGAGTAAACAAAGAGACAGTTGTTTTGGCAGATGACAGCATTGTTAGGGTTGAATACTCTTTAACAGATGAAGCTCTCCGAGCAATGATAAAGGAGACGATAAGAATACATCTGAAAAAAGAGAAAGCTTTGTTTGAGCAGGGAATTAAAGCACTTACTCTGTTTTTTATGGAGAGTGACACAAGCTTATTTCGTGGAGAAAACCCTAAGATTAAGACTTTCTTTGAAGAAGAATATCAGATACAGTACCGAGAGCTGTTGAACAAGCTTGATAAAACGAGCGAATATTACAAGTATCTGCAAAACGATTATGACAATAACAACGAATTGCAGGTGCATAAAGGCTACTTCTCGGGCGACAAAGGAAACAAAGATGAGAAAATTAGAGCAGGTGTCAATGAGATACTGCAAGATAAGAAGAAATTACTCTCATTTGAAAGCCCTACTCGCTTTATTTTCTCTATTTGGGCTTTGCAGGAGGGATGGGATAACCCCAATGTTTTCACCATTTGTAAGCTTTCTAACCAGGGAAGCGAAATTTCTAAACTACAACAAATTGGCCGTGGTTTGCGAATTTGTGTAAATCAGGATTTGCAACGTAATACACTAAACCACCTGGACGATAACCAAGAGGAGTTTTGGAAGATAAATAATTTGGATGTAGTTGTCTCCGGGAAAGAACAGGGCTTTGTAGAAGCAATTCAGAATGAAATATTAAGTAACTCATTCCTTATTGCCGAAATATTTACCGAACAGGAACTCAAAAAGCTTTTAAAAGAAAAAGGTGGTTTTGATGACCTTACTGTTCGCAATCTATACCGATTGTTAGAACGTGAAGAAATGATTGTATTTAAGGCAATCGTTGATGGAATTGATGTGTTTGACAAATCACCCGATTTTGCCAAAATCCTTAAAGGACAGGATCTGCCCGAAGAACAGAAAAAAATAATAGAAAGCTTGTTTGCCTTTGATGCTAAAACTTATGTACAGAGGGCTGAAAACAAAAAGGATAAAAAGAAAGTATTTATTAAGTCGGCACACTTAAAAGAGTTTCAAAAGCTTTGGAACACCATCAATAAAAATGCTTTTTATGTATTGGATACCCTGATCGAAGAGCAGGAGAAACAGCTGATTCAGAACATTAGAACGCAAATAGAAGAAGTAAACATTGATGAGATACTTCTACAAACAATAAGGGCAGAATTAAATGTAGAGAGGATTGGTGAACAGGGTGCAATCACAGAAAAGCTAATTGATACCGTATCACATAGAAGCAAAGTTGATTATTTGGGGTTGGTGCAGTCGCTCTCAAACAAGACTAAAACACCACTCTCTTTTGTGGTAAAGGTTTTCAATGCACTAAGTGATGATTTTAAAAACAAGATGCTTTGTAATAACCCTGAGCAGGCACAAAGAGAGATAGCCGAAATTATAAATAGAAATTTAGTAGCTATGCTCAAAGCCAATATTCATTACGATGGAATGAGCGGTAAAGTGATGCCCAATGTGTTTAAGTCTGAGAATGGCAAAACATACCTGGACATTGGAAGCACAGGTAAATTTCAAAAAGATATTGAGGGTGGCTTTTCATTAAAGCCCAAATGGGTATTTGAAGAGGTGATTGAGTATGATAGTGATTTTGAACTGGAAATTGTAGAGCAAGACCCCGATATGGATAGTATAGAGATTTTCGGGAAACTGCCACGACTTAAAATTAAAACTCCATTGGGCGACTATAACCCTGATTTTTGCTACGCAATAAAAAGTACTGATGGAAATAAAGTGATTCTTGTAGTGGAAGCCAAAGGATATGATTCTTCTACAAAAATCCCTACAAGCGAAAAGGGAAAAACAGAGTTTGCTAAAAAATACTTTGAAGCTCTGAATGAGAATTACAAAAACGAGAAAATAAAAGTTTCATTTAAAGAACGTATCAATAGAACACAATTGGCAGCATTGATAAACAATTTATAA